The Enteractinococcus fodinae genome has a segment encoding these proteins:
- a CDS encoding calcium:proton antiporter codes for MSIATARRVVTPTTVTQLLLGWGTYTLLWFLGDLGPLSTGPLVILLAALVGIIAGCAFGVVTQAEAIAKRLPDPYGTLVLTLSIVVIEVVLIAAVMLGPGQHPNIARDSVMAVSMIILNLVIGLALLIAGLRHTGPRFNPVGTTSYLTLLVVLLSIAFVVPGMIGTDGSYTTGQAALILTLTILLYAFFLVRQIGAQRTDFQEPQTTEHPAQSVGDTSPGVGRVVAHHRRELTARSTLLIALVIPIVLLSHVMAGLLDDAMARLGAPTALAGIIIAVIVFLPETVTALRAAYRNELQRVSNLCHGAAVSTVGLTIPVVLTIGLITSQDVILAENPTNLALLGITLVLTAVTALTPKVTALHGAGHLAVFVLYILTVFI; via the coding sequence ATGTCTATCGCAACCGCTCGTCGTGTCGTCACCCCCACCACAGTCACCCAGTTGCTTCTCGGTTGGGGCACGTATACCCTCCTCTGGTTCCTCGGGGACCTTGGTCCACTCAGTACCGGCCCGTTGGTCATACTCCTGGCCGCGTTAGTCGGAATCATCGCCGGCTGCGCATTCGGTGTGGTCACCCAGGCCGAAGCCATCGCCAAACGCTTGCCCGACCCATACGGGACCCTGGTGCTGACCCTGTCAATCGTGGTGATCGAAGTGGTGCTGATCGCCGCCGTGATGCTGGGCCCCGGTCAGCACCCCAACATCGCGCGTGACTCTGTGATGGCCGTGAGCATGATCATCCTCAATCTCGTCATCGGCCTGGCACTACTCATCGCAGGGCTCCGACACACCGGGCCACGCTTCAACCCGGTCGGGACCACAAGCTATCTCACCCTGCTGGTCGTGCTGTTGAGCATAGCCTTCGTCGTCCCCGGCATGATCGGCACCGACGGCTCCTACACAACCGGCCAAGCCGCACTCATCCTGACCCTCACCATCCTGCTCTACGCGTTTTTCTTAGTTCGGCAGATAGGGGCACAACGCACCGACTTCCAAGAACCCCAGACCACTGAGCACCCCGCCCAGAGCGTCGGTGACACCAGCCCTGGTGTGGGTCGCGTCGTGGCACACCATCGCCGTGAACTGACCGCTCGCAGCACCCTGTTGATTGCCCTGGTTATCCCCATCGTGTTGCTATCCCACGTCATGGCCGGGCTGCTCGACGACGCGATGGCACGACTCGGCGCACCGACCGCGCTCGCAGGCATCATCATCGCGGTCATCGTCTTTCTTCCAGAAACCGTCACCGCCCTACGCGCCGCCTACCGCAACGAACTCCAGCGCGTGAGCAACCTGTGTCACGGAGCTGCCGTGTCGACGGTGGGGCTCACCATCCCCGTCGTGCTCACCATTGGATTGATCACCAGCCAAGACGTTATCCTGGCTGAAAACCCCACCAACCTTGCGTTATTAGGTATCACCCTGGTGCTGACCGCCGTTACCGCACTGACTCCCAAAGTGACGGCATTGCACGGTGCTGGGCACCTGGCGGTCTTTGTGCTGTATATTCTGACCGTGTTTATTTGA
- a CDS encoding hemerythrin domain-containing protein has translation MSTFKANQEQDVVELLTEDHQDMLDLIGQIQQATTVEERRDTADAVIAEIMRHAVAEEMYVYPAMEKYLPNGAEEVEHDKQEHDELVDVMKKLEDADAESEEFMSLVKELESQLRHHVEDEEQDQFPGLREHIPADERIELGNKVAQAKSLAPTRPHPNAPHSELFHKTVGAGVGMVDRLRDKLTGRNTEKG, from the coding sequence ATGAGCACCTTCAAAGCAAATCAAGAACAAGACGTCGTCGAGCTTCTCACCGAGGATCACCAAGATATGTTAGATCTCATCGGTCAGATCCAACAGGCCACCACGGTCGAAGAGCGCCGCGATACTGCCGACGCGGTGATCGCCGAGATTATGCGGCACGCGGTTGCTGAGGAAATGTATGTTTACCCGGCGATGGAAAAATACCTGCCCAATGGGGCTGAAGAGGTCGAACACGATAAACAAGAGCACGATGAGCTTGTCGATGTGATGAAAAAGCTCGAAGATGCCGACGCCGAGTCCGAAGAGTTCATGTCCTTGGTGAAGGAACTGGAATCGCAACTGCGCCATCACGTCGAAGACGAAGAACAAGACCAGTTCCCCGGGTTGCGTGAACATATCCCAGCGGACGAGCGCATAGAACTGGGCAATAAAGTTGCCCAGGCGAAATCCTTGGCACCAACCAGACCTCACCCAAACGCCCCGCACTCTGAGCTCTTCCATAAAACAGTTGGAGCGGGCGTGGGCATGGTGGATCGTCTGCGCGATAAACTCACCGGCCGGAATACGGAGAAGGGGTAA
- a CDS encoding nuclear transport factor 2-like protein, whose translation MVEAPEDCGNAPRKMVIRDLLVALAERNHDAVVSFLREDIRWDVVGVKELTGPDAVGEWLLQQPPVEELHIATVITHGTDCGAEGRLVHSDGTTTRFNHIMLFAGHAKTAKVKEVRSYLIDEERR comes from the coding sequence GTGGTTGAAGCACCCGAGGATTGCGGCAATGCGCCACGGAAAATGGTGATCCGTGATCTCCTCGTAGCGCTCGCTGAACGGAACCATGATGCTGTGGTCTCGTTCCTGCGAGAAGATATTCGGTGGGACGTAGTCGGTGTCAAGGAGCTTACCGGACCTGATGCGGTTGGTGAATGGCTACTTCAGCAGCCGCCGGTCGAAGAGTTGCATATCGCCACGGTGATCACCCACGGCACCGACTGTGGCGCCGAGGGACGGCTGGTACACTCTGATGGCACCACGACTCGGTTCAATCACATCATGCTCTTCGCCGGGCACGCCAAGACCGCGAAGGTCAAAGAGGTGCGAAGTTACCTCATCGACGAAGAGCGCCGTTAG
- the hrpB gene encoding ATP-dependent helicase HrpB, with protein MRDPNLIPSSNSPFDLAVVAAGLPAAPLVDELLAADAAQAVGLRGVVIAPPGTGKTTVVPPTIANRVLASGRSGKVVVTQPRRMAARAAARRLAQLTGTRLGELVGYSVRGDRRVSATTVVEFVTTGVLLRRLVNDPEAADVAAVVLDEVHERQLDTDLVFGLVQQLAELRSADDPLDIVVMSATLEADFWAARLPQPDGQPARLFEAHAVTYPLTEHWAPLPGTQRALDARGVSPQFLDHVTGTILTTMDQESDGDVLVFLPGGREIDRVARQLEDRLGRAAAREVLPLLGSTPAAQQDRILSPDRTYPHRRVVLATNVAESSLTVPGVRIVVDAGLDRQSRLDTVRGVSGLVTVGAAKSAMTQRAGRAAREGPGLVVRCLSDAEYAARPAHRPAEIHTADLTQAVLDLACWGAPDGSGVPLPEPLPARSFTSAVEVLTQLGALTRQDADGTLQVTPLGRRLAQLPVDPRLGRALFDGAEFVGARRAAEIVAALTSEQRAEGADLGQLIRRLRADRPKRWTDDIRRLLAVLEEPSVSEMNDPLAYGIVTALAFPQQIARRRKPGTPKASGDEYLLASGTAAALPRGSSLNGCQWLAVADVTLHGDRAIIRTAAELDQDHAELAAGPLLTHETQARFVDGKVSARAVRRLGAIELSSTPIPPTAQHTRAAVAAEIRRDGVVAFFSVDTTRQHAGFKTLRGRLGVLHRVLGAPWPDVSDEALTQRLEEWLAPELEQLAGGVRTDRIDLTGALRRVLPWPEAASLDELAPERLHVPSGSAIRLDWPSPEQHTDEEVAAPVLAVKLQECFGWTTSPTVADGRVPVVLHLLSPARRPLAITTDLTNFWQNVYPQVRAENRGRYVKHPWPEDPLAATATAKTNRALRNTKR; from the coding sequence ATGCGTGACCCGAATCTGATTCCTTCGTCGAACTCCCCGTTTGATCTCGCGGTGGTGGCCGCGGGCTTACCTGCGGCGCCACTGGTCGATGAGCTCTTGGCAGCTGACGCCGCACAGGCTGTTGGGTTACGCGGTGTTGTGATCGCGCCTCCGGGCACCGGTAAGACCACCGTGGTGCCGCCGACGATCGCCAATCGAGTACTGGCTTCTGGCCGGTCCGGCAAGGTAGTGGTCACCCAGCCCCGACGGATGGCTGCCCGGGCTGCTGCACGCCGGTTGGCACAGCTCACCGGTACACGCCTTGGCGAATTGGTCGGGTATTCAGTTCGTGGGGATCGCCGTGTCTCGGCTACAACGGTCGTGGAATTTGTGACCACCGGCGTGCTGTTGCGCCGACTCGTGAACGATCCTGAGGCCGCAGATGTCGCTGCCGTGGTGCTTGATGAGGTGCATGAGCGCCAACTCGACACCGATCTGGTCTTCGGATTGGTCCAGCAGTTGGCCGAGTTACGTTCCGCCGACGATCCTCTTGACATTGTGGTCATGTCGGCGACCCTAGAGGCAGACTTCTGGGCGGCACGACTCCCCCAGCCTGATGGGCAGCCGGCCCGGCTTTTTGAGGCTCACGCTGTGACCTATCCCCTGACCGAACACTGGGCGCCGTTACCGGGCACCCAACGAGCCCTCGATGCCCGCGGCGTGAGCCCACAGTTCTTGGACCACGTCACCGGAACAATCCTGACCACAATGGATCAGGAGTCGGACGGGGACGTGTTGGTATTTTTGCCTGGTGGACGAGAGATCGATCGGGTGGCCCGTCAGCTCGAGGACCGACTCGGTCGCGCCGCTGCAAGGGAAGTCTTACCCTTATTAGGCTCGACACCCGCCGCCCAACAGGATCGGATCCTGTCGCCCGACCGGACATACCCTCACCGGCGCGTTGTCTTAGCCACCAATGTGGCCGAGTCGTCACTGACAGTCCCCGGGGTCCGAATCGTGGTCGATGCTGGCCTCGACCGACAATCGCGGCTCGACACGGTGCGCGGTGTCTCCGGGCTGGTTACCGTTGGAGCTGCAAAATCCGCAATGACACAACGTGCCGGACGTGCCGCACGTGAAGGACCGGGATTGGTCGTCCGGTGTCTGAGTGATGCCGAATATGCGGCACGACCTGCACACCGTCCCGCGGAAATACACACGGCTGATCTCACCCAGGCTGTCTTGGATCTGGCCTGTTGGGGCGCCCCTGATGGATCTGGTGTGCCCTTACCCGAGCCGCTCCCAGCACGCTCGTTCACCAGCGCTGTGGAGGTGCTGACACAGCTGGGAGCGCTCACCCGCCAGGACGCTGATGGGACGCTCCAGGTCACACCACTGGGACGGCGGCTGGCTCAACTTCCGGTTGATCCTCGACTGGGACGGGCCCTATTCGACGGCGCAGAGTTTGTGGGTGCCCGCAGGGCCGCTGAAATTGTTGCAGCGCTGACGTCAGAGCAGCGGGCCGAGGGCGCCGATCTGGGTCAGCTGATCCGTCGGCTTCGTGCCGATCGCCCGAAACGTTGGACCGATGATATCCGCCGATTGCTGGCTGTTCTGGAGGAACCTTCCGTGTCCGAGATGAACGATCCGCTTGCGTATGGGATCGTCACCGCCCTGGCCTTCCCGCAGCAAATCGCTCGACGACGTAAACCCGGGACACCGAAGGCCTCAGGCGATGAGTACTTGCTCGCGTCAGGCACTGCGGCGGCGTTGCCCCGCGGTTCCAGCCTCAATGGCTGTCAATGGTTGGCCGTGGCTGACGTGACGCTCCACGGCGACCGAGCGATCATCCGCACTGCTGCTGAACTTGATCAAGACCATGCCGAACTTGCAGCCGGCCCGCTGCTGACCCATGAGACCCAAGCGCGGTTTGTCGATGGAAAAGTGTCGGCTCGAGCCGTCCGGCGGCTGGGAGCCATTGAGCTCTCGTCCACTCCGATCCCGCCGACCGCCCAACACACTCGCGCGGCGGTAGCAGCCGAAATCCGACGTGACGGCGTCGTGGCTTTTTTCAGTGTGGATACTACCCGCCAGCACGCTGGTTTTAAGACCCTCCGGGGCCGCTTGGGTGTCCTGCACCGCGTGCTCGGGGCACCGTGGCCGGATGTCTCAGATGAGGCTTTAACTCAACGGCTTGAGGAGTGGTTAGCGCCAGAGCTTGAGCAATTGGCCGGCGGGGTCCGAACGGACCGGATCGATCTGACCGGTGCGCTTCGTCGTGTGTTGCCCTGGCCTGAAGCCGCTTCTTTGGATGAGCTCGCGCCCGAACGCCTTCACGTGCCGTCCGGCTCCGCAATCCGGCTGGATTGGCCATCCCCTGAGCAGCACACCGATGAGGAGGTCGCAGCACCCGTGCTCGCGGTCAAATTGCAGGAATGCTTTGGCTGGACCACAAGCCCGACGGTGGCTGATGGCAGGGTACCTGTGGTGTTGCATCTGTTGTCACCTGCGCGACGCCCTTTGGCCATCACCACAGACCTAACCAATTTTTGGCAGAACGTGTACCCTCAGGTGCGAGCAGAAAATCGGGGCCGCTATGTGAAACACCCGTGGCCAGAAGATCCGCTTGCCGCAACAGCGACCGCGAAGACCAACCGGGCGTTACGAAACACCAAGCGCTAA